One window from the genome of Phycisphaerae bacterium encodes:
- the rpmB gene encoding 50S ribosomal protein L28 gives MSRICYFTGKRTRSGRQYTRRGKAKYLGGVGRKVTSKTKRKFKPNVQKVRAIIDGKPVRVMVSTKAIRDGKIVKPYKRVYKPQEAKAEG, from the coding sequence ATGTCACGCATATGCTACTTCACCGGCAAGCGGACCCGAAGCGGTCGTCAGTATACGCGGCGCGGGAAGGCAAAATACTTGGGCGGTGTGGGTCGCAAGGTAACCAGCAAGACCAAGCGCAAGTTCAAGCCGAATGTCCAGAAGGTGCGGGCGATTATCGACGGCAAGCCGGTCCGCGTCATGGTCAGCACCAAGGCCATCCGCGACGGCAAGATCGTCAAGCCTTACAAGCGGGTCTACAAGCCGCAGGAGGCGAAGGCTGAAGGCTGA